A window from Dysidea avara chromosome 2, odDysAvar1.4, whole genome shotgun sequence encodes these proteins:
- the LOC136246933 gene encoding uncharacterized protein, translating to MMVSKVGHVQKERPKRGCKNERPVSKPKRKKVSQDLSATEPTRTEESTVITRTRKVLNKKERKSLSDHLNSVDYDALVCAVNGKLAEQSLPDLLKEFADVLFHNEQLCRDILIHHRCRFAELFIEFQKGVDSFLRFQLQWHQHCSAFLLSRSYPLSSIQLEKNAEASVAGLRSQWLGFYESNGISDLDSKKVMIPISSAVYELLLERAEEFQKNLNHPQGGGASSASSSSFTDGDDVYIRFGGAALCDMLHQRYKSIKSCQNSQRDILSQEITVLQAINTKDKTKIPQYLRYCDRGFMYFPDISFIPFLRSLDEIVKEVINTDTVQEDDGIIQVAHDRVKREDSLKMMFLTTLGERLPNIGTFSQDALDNVYNVFVRKLCNTRVQEVVSATKQQMASKKGLASTVDVNLRPVLLAQHTKLETKLGVKKPKKM from the exons ATGATGGTGTCGAAGGTTGGGCATGTACAGAAGGAGAGACCAAAACGTGGGTGCAAGAACGAACGGCCTGTCAGTAAGCCGAAAAGAAAGAAAGTATCACAAGATTTATCTGCGACGGAGCCTACAAGAACTGAAGAGTCTACAGTTATTACACGAACCCGCAAAGTACTCAACAAGAAAGAGAGGAAAAGTTTAAGTGACCACTTAAACTCCGTCGACTATGATGCTTTAGTGTGTGCAGTTAATGGTAAACTAGCTGAACAAAGTTTACCGGATCTGCTTAAAGAGTTCGCAGACGTTTTGTTCCATAATGAACAGCTGTGCCGAGATATTCTAATCCATCACCGTTGCAGGTTTGCAGAATTGTTCATTGAATTCCAGAAAGGGGTGGATTCGTTCTTGCGCTTTCAACTGCAATGGCACCAACACTGTAGTGCATTCCTGCTTAGCAGAAGTTATCCACTTTCGTCAATTCAGCTTGAAAAGAATGCTGAAGCTTCAGTAGCTGGTTTAAGAAGTCAGTGGCTAGGCTTCTATGAGAGCAATGGGATATCAGATCTAGACAGCAAGAAAGTAATGATCCCCATATCATCAGCGGTTTATGAACTTTTGCTGGAAAGAGCTGAAGAATTCCAGAAGAATCTTAATCATCCACAGGGTGGTGGTGCAAGCAGTGCTAGTAGCTCTAGTTTCACTGATGGTGATGATGTGTACATCCGCTTTGGCGGCGCTGCTCTTTGTGACATGTTACATCAACGTTACAAGAGTATTAAAAGTTGCCAGAACTCACAGAGGGATATACTATCACAGGAAATCACTGTATTACAGGCCATAAATACAAAAGACAAGACAAAGATACCCCAGTACCTTCGGTACTGTGACAGGGGGTTTATGTATTTTCCAGATATTTCCTTTATACCTTTTTTGCGGAGCCTGGATGAAATTGTGAAGGAAGTTATAAACACAGACACTGTGCAGGAAGATGATGGTATAATCCAG GTTGCACATGACAGAGTGAAGAGAGAAGACAGTCTTAAAATGATGTTCCTGACAACTTTGGGAGAACGTTTACCCAACATCGGCACTTTTAGTCAAGATGCATTGGATAATGTATACAATGTGTTTGTCCGCAAATTGTGCAACACCAGGGTCCAAGAAGTTGTATCTGCTACAAAACAACAGATGGCCAGTAAGAAAGGACTAGCATCCACAGTTGATGTTAATCTACGACCAGTTTTGCTGGCACAACATACTAAACTTGAAACTAAGTTAGGTGTAAAAAAACCTAAAAAAATGTAA
- the LOC136246932 gene encoding uncharacterized protein isoform X2: protein MSTPSRSVTGFQSHLVDSDVCVGSPARVSDVITDLEVEASSPEMHNTSSNTVVNSAPEVSTENQEQFLSKIHQEIASRFPSLCFAMSRVEVNSTQIPVLTISQRHLSVHLPHGMLSRIQGYVQYKEYSVHVMMRLWRKQSFESTEDIVDLCKIIGGNSHKFCPGIDPELYLKEYKEVIRFDIKSVRLTDFPFHRVHSVKCDLLFELARNATKEEKDAKEVKCYPCKDLVRHLERQKTRTLKETPTRKAKRQRPSSRARLSYMSPASQAKRKKLAQYERTNSIRKLARYEEHEVTLDDDQNEEMRTVMEMTKDDEELQRLYDEGEKYGVGGIMKEIWNTDLDCQRTEFSRDQASNSNGGRGNHWSLITIRMALAIYSRSPAAYEALKDFNVLSLPAKSTLQAYSDAFIHAPGASSACITDQVSRYVVYRAECREKGKQEPMGDGAQIFDEVKVACQLMWNSRNNRLMGLSMTPKDLASLNDLYTLLHSSDTGKQTLYVLQFLWRDLTSQFDIVGPYFTSSGSVDGKFVLACVLETVKLFQLHSLKTSVLVCDGGSSNVAAIKASHGCHGAYSVKSGENGESDKYRVEPWMLNPFDPPHKIYWLICPSHQLKNMINALFSSKPTGSKQFKCVDKCTFGWQPINDLYQRELERVSQNLTRMVPRLREAHCLRDAWTKLNVHPAKIMQQEQVLGELHWYINQ from the exons ATGAGTACGCCAAGTCGTAGCGTCACTGGGTTTCAGTCCCATCTTGTCGATAGCGATGTTTGTGTTGGCAGCCCCGCTCGTGTCAGTGATGTCATTACGGACCTGGAAGTGGAAGCATCGTCTCCCGAGATGCACAACACATCGTCTAACACTGTGGTGAACAGTGCACCAGAAGTTTCGACTGAAAACCAAGAGCAGTTTCTGTCGAAGATTCACCAAGAAATCGCTTCACGGTTTCCTAGCCTTTGTTTTGCGATGTCACGTGTAGAGGTAAACAGTACACAAATTCCGGTTTTAACAATCAGTCAACGTCATCTTTCTGTTCATCTGCCTCATGGAATGCTGTCACGTATTCAAGGGTACGTGCAATACAAGGAATACTCTGTACATGTGATGATGAGACTGTGGAGGAAGCAGAGTTTTGAAAGCACTGAAGATATTGTTGATCTGTGTAAAATAATAGGTGGAAACTCACACAAATTCTGCCCAGGGATTGACCCTGAGCTGTATTTGAAAGAATACAAAGAAGTAATTCGATTTGATATAAAAAGTGTGCGCCTTACTGATTTTCCATTCCACCGTGTGCATTCAGTAAAGTGTGATTTATTGTTTGAGTTGGCTCGCAATGCAACCAAGGAGGAGAAGGATGCCAAAGAAGTTAAATGTTATCCATGTAAAGATCTGGTTAGACACCTGGAACGTCAGAAAACGAGAACTTTAAAGGAAACCCCGACAAGAAAAGCAAAGAGGCAACGTCCTTCTTCTAGAGCTAGACTGTCGTATATGAGTCCTGCCAGCCAAGCAAAGCGTAAAAAGCTAGCCCAATATGAGAGGACTAACAGCATTAGGAAACTAGCAAGGTATGAGGAGCATGAAGTCACCCTGGATGATGACCAAAATGAAGAAATGAGAACTGTCATGGAGATGACAAAAGATGATGAGGAATTACAGAGATTGTATGATGAAGGAGAGAAATATGGTGTCGGTGGAATAATGAAAGAGATTTGGAACACAGATTTAGACTGCCAAAGGACAGAATTTTCCCGTGATCAGGCGTCCAACA GTAATGGTGGTAGAGGTAATCATTGGAGTCTGATCACCATAAGAATGG CTTTAGCTATCTACTCACGAAGTCCTGCTGCTTATGAAGCATTGAAGGATTTTAATGTTCTTAGTTTACCAGCCAAATCTACTTTGCAAGCATATTCTGATGCTTTCATCCATGCACCAGGAGCCAGTTCAGCTTGCATCACTGATCAAGTGTCACGGTATGTGGTCTACAGAGCAGAGTGCAGGGAGAAAGGAAAGCAGGAGCCAATGGGAGATGGTGCACAAATTTTTGACGAAGTTAAGGTTGCTTGTCAACTAATGTGGAACTCCCGAAACAACAGATTGATGGGATTGTCAATGACTCCAAAAGACCTAGCCTCATTAAACGATCTGTACACCTTGCTACACAGCTCCGACACCGGTAAACAGACATTGTATGTGTTACAGTTCTTGTGGAGAGACCTAACTAGTCAGTTCGACATTGTCGGCCCGTATTTTACTAGTTCAGGTTCAGTTGATGGGAAGTTTGTCTTGGCTTGTGTGTTGGAAACTGTCAAGTTATTCCAGTTGCACTCTTTGAAAACGAGTGTTTTAGTTTGTGATGGTGGGTCTTCCAATGTGGCCGCAATTAAAGCCAGTCATGGTTGCCATGGAGCTTATTCTGtaaaaagtggtgaaaatgGTGAGTCAGATAAATATAGAGTGGAACCTTGGATGCTTAATCCTTTTGATCCTCCACACAAGATATATTGGCTGATCTGTCCATCTCACCAG CTTAAGAATATGATAAATGCATTATTTTCTTCAAAACCAACTGGCTCTAAACAATTTAAATGTGTGGACAAGTGTACATTTGGATGGCAGCCTATCAATGACTTGTATCAGCGAGAACTGGAGCGAGTGAGCCAGAATCTAACAAGAATGGTTCCCCGTCTCAGAGAGGCTCACTGCTTGCGTGATGCGTGGACCAAACTAAATGTACATCCTGCAAAGATTATGCAA CAAGAGCAAGTTTTGGGAGAACTTCACTGGTACATCAACCAGTAG
- the LOC136246932 gene encoding uncharacterized protein isoform X1 produces MSTPSRSVTGFQSHLVDSDVCVGSPARVSDVITDLEVEASSPEMHNTSSNTVVNSAPEVSTENQEQFLSKIHQEIASRFPSLCFAMSRVEVNSTQIPVLTISQRHLSVHLPHGMLSRIQGYVQYKEYSVHVMMRLWRKQSFESTEDIVDLCKIIGGNSHKFCPGIDPELYLKEYKEVIRFDIKSVRLTDFPFHRVHSVKCDLLFELARNATKEEKDAKEVKCYPCKDLVRHLERQKTRTLKETPTRKAKRQRPSSRARLSYMSPASQAKRKKLAQYERTNSIRKLARYEEHEVTLDDDQNEEMRTVMEMTKDDEELQRLYDEGEKYGVGGIMKEIWNTDLDCQRTEFSRDQASNSNGGRGNHWSLITIRMGKVSSYSCYNGLNYLHIFSALAIYSRSPAAYEALKDFNVLSLPAKSTLQAYSDAFIHAPGASSACITDQVSRYVVYRAECREKGKQEPMGDGAQIFDEVKVACQLMWNSRNNRLMGLSMTPKDLASLNDLYTLLHSSDTGKQTLYVLQFLWRDLTSQFDIVGPYFTSSGSVDGKFVLACVLETVKLFQLHSLKTSVLVCDGGSSNVAAIKASHGCHGAYSVKSGENGESDKYRVEPWMLNPFDPPHKIYWLICPSHQLKNMINALFSSKPTGSKQFKCVDKCTFGWQPINDLYQRELERVSQNLTRMVPRLREAHCLRDAWTKLNVHPAKIMQQEQVLGELHWYINQ; encoded by the exons ATGAGTACGCCAAGTCGTAGCGTCACTGGGTTTCAGTCCCATCTTGTCGATAGCGATGTTTGTGTTGGCAGCCCCGCTCGTGTCAGTGATGTCATTACGGACCTGGAAGTGGAAGCATCGTCTCCCGAGATGCACAACACATCGTCTAACACTGTGGTGAACAGTGCACCAGAAGTTTCGACTGAAAACCAAGAGCAGTTTCTGTCGAAGATTCACCAAGAAATCGCTTCACGGTTTCCTAGCCTTTGTTTTGCGATGTCACGTGTAGAGGTAAACAGTACACAAATTCCGGTTTTAACAATCAGTCAACGTCATCTTTCTGTTCATCTGCCTCATGGAATGCTGTCACGTATTCAAGGGTACGTGCAATACAAGGAATACTCTGTACATGTGATGATGAGACTGTGGAGGAAGCAGAGTTTTGAAAGCACTGAAGATATTGTTGATCTGTGTAAAATAATAGGTGGAAACTCACACAAATTCTGCCCAGGGATTGACCCTGAGCTGTATTTGAAAGAATACAAAGAAGTAATTCGATTTGATATAAAAAGTGTGCGCCTTACTGATTTTCCATTCCACCGTGTGCATTCAGTAAAGTGTGATTTATTGTTTGAGTTGGCTCGCAATGCAACCAAGGAGGAGAAGGATGCCAAAGAAGTTAAATGTTATCCATGTAAAGATCTGGTTAGACACCTGGAACGTCAGAAAACGAGAACTTTAAAGGAAACCCCGACAAGAAAAGCAAAGAGGCAACGTCCTTCTTCTAGAGCTAGACTGTCGTATATGAGTCCTGCCAGCCAAGCAAAGCGTAAAAAGCTAGCCCAATATGAGAGGACTAACAGCATTAGGAAACTAGCAAGGTATGAGGAGCATGAAGTCACCCTGGATGATGACCAAAATGAAGAAATGAGAACTGTCATGGAGATGACAAAAGATGATGAGGAATTACAGAGATTGTATGATGAAGGAGAGAAATATGGTGTCGGTGGAATAATGAAAGAGATTTGGAACACAGATTTAGACTGCCAAAGGACAGAATTTTCCCGTGATCAGGCGTCCAACA GTAATGGTGGTAGAGGTAATCATTGGAGTCTGATCACCATAAGAATGGGTAAGGTATCTAGCTACAGTTGTTACAATGGTTTAAATTACTTGCATATCTTTTCAGCTTTAGCTATCTACTCACGAAGTCCTGCTGCTTATGAAGCATTGAAGGATTTTAATGTTCTTAGTTTACCAGCCAAATCTACTTTGCAAGCATATTCTGATGCTTTCATCCATGCACCAGGAGCCAGTTCAGCTTGCATCACTGATCAAGTGTCACGGTATGTGGTCTACAGAGCAGAGTGCAGGGAGAAAGGAAAGCAGGAGCCAATGGGAGATGGTGCACAAATTTTTGACGAAGTTAAGGTTGCTTGTCAACTAATGTGGAACTCCCGAAACAACAGATTGATGGGATTGTCAATGACTCCAAAAGACCTAGCCTCATTAAACGATCTGTACACCTTGCTACACAGCTCCGACACCGGTAAACAGACATTGTATGTGTTACAGTTCTTGTGGAGAGACCTAACTAGTCAGTTCGACATTGTCGGCCCGTATTTTACTAGTTCAGGTTCAGTTGATGGGAAGTTTGTCTTGGCTTGTGTGTTGGAAACTGTCAAGTTATTCCAGTTGCACTCTTTGAAAACGAGTGTTTTAGTTTGTGATGGTGGGTCTTCCAATGTGGCCGCAATTAAAGCCAGTCATGGTTGCCATGGAGCTTATTCTGtaaaaagtggtgaaaatgGTGAGTCAGATAAATATAGAGTGGAACCTTGGATGCTTAATCCTTTTGATCCTCCACACAAGATATATTGGCTGATCTGTCCATCTCACCAG CTTAAGAATATGATAAATGCATTATTTTCTTCAAAACCAACTGGCTCTAAACAATTTAAATGTGTGGACAAGTGTACATTTGGATGGCAGCCTATCAATGACTTGTATCAGCGAGAACTGGAGCGAGTGAGCCAGAATCTAACAAGAATGGTTCCCCGTCTCAGAGAGGCTCACTGCTTGCGTGATGCGTGGACCAAACTAAATGTACATCCTGCAAAGATTATGCAA CAAGAGCAAGTTTTGGGAGAACTTCACTGGTACATCAACCAGTAG